From Microtus ochrogaster isolate Prairie Vole_2 unplaced genomic scaffold, MicOch1.0 UNK1, whole genome shotgun sequence:
TCGTTCCCTGAGATACATTGGAAGCCACTTCCCCACACTGTCTTCCATTTGGCAAGATACGCAGTCAGGAAAGAAGTCTTTTATATAGATCAcatttgggaccttcaaagattaaaaaaaacgtccaagctcagagaattgtctttgttttgtgtgtgtataaatgggAAACTTTACAGAATAGAACAgcaggagaagaataaagaaactgatgcagaatAGTGCATAGTGGTGAGTTCATTTTGCCCTCAGATCTAAGTCCCATGCCTGCTGTAAGTCTTCTTCTGAACCCTGAAGGGGatgctgaggctggtactcagaGGGCCTCAATATGAAGCcccatttatttttgttcttagtgcctctgctattggtgttctgttcaggagtTCTTTttctgtgccagtgagttcaagatgattcccatctttttcttttagattcaAGGTATATGACCTTATGCTGAGGTCCTTGATCTAGTTGGAGTTGAGTTGTTTGCAGGgtaataaatatggatctatttgcattgtTCTACATGCAGCTATCTAGttggccagcaccatttgttgaggatGCTGTCTTTTTCCTAGAGGTCTATTTCCAAAATGCATATGCGGTCTCGTCACTTTTCTCTTTGGGGCTTTTCTTGACCTGCATCAGCCTGTGAGACCTGATGCACTGGGCCTCAGGACTGGCCAGCCTTGGTTTACCTGGCCCCACCGTGCTCTCCACACAGAGGCTTTCTTTTAGATCTTCAGAGCTCAATACTCAGCTAGAAGAAGACAGAAATCTGCATATGAAGGAAACGAGGCCACCAGCTGGCCCAGGGTCTACTGCCCTTAGAGCCTGAAGCACACactctgtcttagtcactgctctgtggctgtgaagagacaccacgaccaaggtgattcttatagaagaaagcatttaataattgggggctggcttacagtttcaaggaCTTCGGCCATAATCATTATCATGGTGAGAAGCACGCAGCAAGCATGGCAATAAGCATGGAAAAGTAggtgagagctacatcctgattcTGATTCTCAGGCAGAGAGTGCAGGCCTAGtcctggcatgagcttttgaaacctcaaagcccaccccaagaaacacacctcctccaacaaggccacacctcctaatccttctaatacTTGCAATAGTGCCAATTCCTGATGACTAATCATTCTAATCATTTAAATAAGTGagcctctgtagctttggagcctgtcctggaactcgctcttgtagaccaggcttgtttggaactcacagagatccacctgtctctgccttccaagtgccggggttaaaggtgtgcaccaccactggtcTTTTCTTAATCACTGCTCACTTCTCAGCTCTGGCTAACCAGCATCACTTGTcccagtaaagcaaaggtttcacttcagGGGGGCCAATCTCTTGTTAAAGCCCTGGTGACTCTTGAGGCCCAGCTGCCCAGAAACTAGATTCTTCACACATATGGCCATATAGAGTatttgcttccctctgaagctTCACACTAGGCCTCCATCATCTGCACTGCTCCTAACactatcttccaagctcccacacAATAGCCCACTGAGATCTCAACACTCAGTAGTTTTCTAAAGTTCCACAGTCCTTCCACAGTCCTTCCCAAAACACATGGTCAGGCCtctcacagcaataccccactcctagTACCAAGTTTGGTCTTAATTAGAGTTACCGTTGCTGTGAACACAAATGCCACTCCAAGTGGCCTATTTCCTCAAAGCAAGGCCCAGCTTCTGTTTCCACTATCCTTCCCCAATGGTACCATCAAATCATGAATTCATCAGTGGGCTGACCCTTCAATCACTTCAGAGCTCTCATGATCTAATCGCCTCTCGTGATGGATGGCAGTGCTGGAGACCACACTGAGGCACATGAGCCTTTTGGAGAGTCTGAACCACCAGACTGTAAGAGCTGTGTTCTCATCTGGCTCTCTGCACTCTGAGACCACTCTGCCAACCCCAGCCACTGTAAGGTGGTCCTGAAGGcgttaagtcacaaacaatcccacaccagtttggaattatgattaatagggtggtatttatttaaaggggaaaaaacttacagatcaccatcccagacaacagccctctgcacaatcaggaaggagtctagtcgccggaaatggagcaggaagcaaagagagagagaggagggaagtggctgcttttttaaagagaaagaccatgccacaatgggctggtatctcagcggctattggctggaggagcggaaggacctcccacaacatgGTCCCAGTGAAGAAGCAGTGTCTTCTGTTCAAACTCTCAGCACCCTCACCTGGCTTTCCTGCTGTTCCCTTCAAGACACTTGTCTAAGAAGCTGGGAGGCTCTTCTGGCCCAGAGGAGACAGGGGAGAAAGCCTAAATCTCGGCTTAAGGATTTGAGCAGcctgctgggaatcaagctcCTGATAACCCTTATTGAGTCACCAGAAACAGCCCATTTGGCTTTCCAGACTCTTGGGCATCTCCTGACAGCACTGACCAAATCTCCAGACCTCTCAGCCCATCTTGCTGCCTGGctcctcttcactttctttccttcctctccctcttcttctttctccttctctctctctccctccctccctcccttcttccctcccccccttaaGTTAGCAAGATAAGATTCCCCAGCAGATCTCCTGTGCTGGTATACTTACCCTCAGCTGCTGTGAGAGATGTCATCAGCTACCCTGTCACTGATTGTGACCTCAGAGGCTTCTGACCTTCCAATGGGCCTGTGGGCCCTATTAGCCCTAAGTCATGGGGTTATGGCTCCCATGGTACCCTGGCACACAGAACCATGGTCAGAATCAAGCCCTGTGGTGTCACCTAAGCCTGTGCGCCAATGTGTAGCTCTGTTGGTTTGCTTGCTCCCAGAACACCCCGGACCTTGGCCTCCCATCTGACCAAGGTTTCTGAGTGTGGCATTGGAGTCCATGGGGCCACAGCAGCTCTCCCTCTTACAACTGCCTGGACAGGAGCAATTTTAGGGCTTTGTGATCCAAGTCCTAATCCACATTCAAGATTTAAGTGAGgctgccttggtgagctccacTAGCCTGTGTGGACAGTCCCATTGCCTTAGAGATGTCACAGTTACTGCTGTAAGATGCCGGTAAACATGCCTGGGATGGGTGTCATGGGGTCAAAAGGTTCCCTGGACTCTGCAGTGGCCCCTGCCCTAGAGGAAACAGCAGCTGACAGGGCCATCGTGTGAACGGATGGCAGTCGGCTGGAACTCCTGACACCCTGGCTATTCAGGATTGTCTGGGCTATTCAGGATCGTCTGGGCTATTCTGGATTGTCTGGGTTATTCAGGATTGTCTGGGCTATTCTGTATTGTCAGGGATTTTCAGGATCGTCTGGGCTATTCAGGATAGTCTGGGCTATTCAGGATAGTCTGGGCTATTCAGGATTGTCTGGGCTATTCTGGATCGTCTGGGCTATTCTGAATCATCAGGACTATTCAGGATTGTATGGGCTATTCTGGAAGTGCAGCATTCCTGTTTTTATCGGGTGGAAGCAAACAAAGCAGTTCACCTGCTGTGGCTCTTGCTTCCCTTCCCATGAAAAGTGGGGCAATAACAATGTTCTCCACCAGTGGGGAAGTCAAATGAGCTCCACAGATATGACGTACGATCTCCTACTCTTGCCTCTGCTCTGGCAGCTTCCTCTTGTTTTCTACCCATGACTGAGGAGGACACAGCCTGACCCCGTCTGTGATGGAATCAAGAGGCCTCAAGAAGCCCCTCCGGTATAAGAGACACAAAATCAAGACACATGAGAAGCTCATCAAGAAGTTTCCTTACAGGTACAAGATGCCTAGACACCTAGGACTGAGCTCTGTCGCAGCCCCCACATTGCTCCCAAGTCTCCAGACACAGGCGTTCTGAGGAGCTAGagccagaaggagagaaagactcTAGTCCATGGAGCCCCTAGGAACACTGCTGTGGCCAACAATCTGGCCCCTCCCTTCTTCACCTTCTGTCCCAGGCCAGGGAAGCCAAAGGGTGGAACAAAGGCTTTGTAAATCACTGGGTATGAGGCCAGACACATAGGAAGGCCCAGGTATGAACTCCTGTGGGCGGCTGGCTGCAGGACTTAAACACTCAAGGGCCCTTCTAGGTTATCGTGGTTGACGGAGCCCAGCCGAGATTCCCCACAGTCTTGGAAGGCTAAGAGCAAAGGGTTGCTGAAGGACCAGCTGCCCTTACAGAAGAAACTGGTGCCAACACGGTCCATTCCCCTCCCAGGGTAAGTTCTGTACTTGGCTGCCCTCAATggccacacacagacaaatatctCATCGACATACCCCGTCCTATCCAGGGAAACCTCAGTCACTTTTGGACAGGCCCTCTCAGAGAGTCAGCAGACATGTGACTACAGTGCTCCATCCTAAACAGAGGTGCAGGAAGAGACTCCACCAGACTGTAAGTGCTGCCTGTACACAGGCATGGTAGACAGGCTGCTCCATCCTGAGGGACTTCCAGGTTAACTGGCAAACGGTACCCTGGCACCCCAGTCCTACCCCAATGCATCAGTTCAACCACTGTGAGAAATTAGTTCTTCCCCGAGCAggaggagcagccagggctcaGCAGCTAGGAAATGCATGTTGAGACTGCCCAACCCACTACATTAGAACAGAGGAGTAGGGTGCAAGCAGAGAAACCCCAGCCCCATGCAGTCCTCTAGCTCTGAACCTGTGCCTGCTTCTTTCTGGGAGTCCAGTCAAGAAGGCCAGATGTGGGGCCCAGGGCACAGATAAAGGAGAAGGAGCAAGGTAAAGGAGGAACAGGGACCTTGAAGGAGAAGCCCGGTGTAGGGGGACTGCACTTGCAGGTACCCTAAGGGGTGAGGAGAGAGCAAGGACCCAGCCTCAGGCCAGGAGGTAAGAGGAGCCAGTCACGGGTGGGAGGGACCAGTCTCACAGTGAGGACAGTCTCCAGATGAGCTAGGTCTCAGGTGGTAGTaactacagaagaaaaataaccatGACTTAGCTGAGCTTGTCGACCAACAAGGCTCCCTCAGTGGATGGGCAGAACTAGGGTACACCGTGAGGACCATGGAGCATTCAAAATCGGCTGTGTCTAACCTGGATTTCCAAGGCTGGATGAGCAGAGCAGGAGTAGAGTTCCTGTGCTTCTTTGGCAGTCATTAGCTACAGAGGCTGCATATGGGCCTGGGACAGGCCTGGCTAGAGACATCCTTCAAAAGCCCTCCCAGATACGGTCCTGTCTGCCCTGGCTGGTTGGACCTGCAGGATTCCCTGGGTCACGTGTGGTTCCATGTGGCTTCTCTAGAGTCGGAGCTCCGGACTTTACATCGCCGCCATTCAGTTGCTGCTCACAGCCTCCTCCACATCCTCCACTGTGTAACCTCTGGGAGCTTAAATTACTGCACGTCCGTTTCCCTAGACAAGACCTTAGCAAGCTGCCTCCTCTCAAGACCAGTGCTGACCAGCCCTACACCAGTGGTGCTTCAGGGCCATCTGAGAGCTTTTACTAGAACGTCCactctccatggcttctttctcagcCACCTTCTCTCTGCTCTACGTAGCTGTCACAAAGATCCTTGTAAAGGGGAACAGCCTTGTAGCCCACCAAAAACCAGGAGTGGCCCACACCCCACATGCAAAAATCGCACAGCACCAATAAACTTTGCAGATTTTGCAGTCCACTTCTGTTTGGAagtttcccattttaaaaatgggtatAATATTTATTCTGAGGCCTTGGAGTAAAGATTCAAAAGAGCAAATGACACTTCTAGAACTTTATCCAgatacatgcgtgcacacattaGCCAAGGTACTGGGACAATAACAGTAGTCATTCTGCTAGCTGGGAATAGCAAGAGTACGAAGCCAACTCAACACCTGATAGTAGGCATCACCAGTGCTCACAGCTACACCTATAGTCTTAGGCAGCCGTTAAAAAGGAGCACCTATGTATTGATTTGGAAAGATCTATGAggtatagaaatattttttttgagacagggtttccctatgtagttttgggcctgtcctggaactggctcttgtagaccaggctggcctcatactcatagagattcgcctgcctttgcctcccgagtgctgggattaaaggcgtgcaccaccaccatccggcttggtatagaaataattttaaagcatcgATGTATGTGAGAAGCTGTCTTGTGTatgttaaaaatgtgtgtgtgcatgtgtgtgcatgtgtgtgcatgtgtgtgtgcatgtgttgccCAAAAAGGGACATGTTGGCATGTGAGGGGACGTCTGGAGGGAGCATAACAGTTGCTGCCTCACTAGAGGGCGTGTGTGACTATCAGCAGCGTGCACAGCACTGAAGGTGGCAGCGTGTACCTCAATGCATCTGGATGCGACATGCCTGGGAGTGTGGCATTAGAGCTGGCTGTCAGCTTCAGCAAACAGGCTCCATCAGGGGTTCTGTggaagctgagctgagctgggaaCCAGGGTGAGTGATAAACAGGTGTGAACCGGCTGAGCACCCAGTGAACTGTCACAGACAGAGTGAGGGCCGGGAAGCACAAGTTGAGAGGTGCGCCCCAGCCTCTCACTCCATAGTTTGGTTGGAAGGGCAGAGCTATGGTCTTGGGTTTCTGGGAAAGATAGCAGGCTCCGGGCTCTCCACAATCCTCCAGTGGGGAGAAGAGCAGTCTTGGGGCCAGGATTCATACAGCCAGCACCAGCAGTGGCAGTTCCTTCCGAGATCCATAGAAGCGAGAGTCCTGCGCAGGCCTGTGGCTGCTCACCGGCAGGCTGCTCTGAAGGCATCAGGCAAGTTCCTATGAGGGAGAACCCAGCACGGAAAAGGGACAGGGGTGAGTGGCTGAGCAGGTAGACCCAGGGCTCCTCGGCACCCCAGGGATGgggtttcaccttgcctgctctCAGGCTGCTGAGAGCCTGAGGTCCTACTGTACCTAGACAGAACTCCGAGCGGGAGAGGAGAGACTGCAGCACTGGCAGTCCCGACCCTTCAGTGCCCAAGGCTCAAGAGCTGCACTGGCACAGCCAGAGGCTACAGTTGTTCCAGGCTGTAGAAGCCAAAGACTAGGGGCTCCACACGCTCGGGCTGGGGGATCATTTCCCTGAGCCAGAAGCCCTTCACGTGCAGCTTCTAGCAACAGTGAACAGCAGGAGCAGATGATGGCAGGCAATGCCTGCTGTCA
This genomic window contains:
- the CUNH3orf22 gene encoding uncharacterized protein C3orf22 homolog; the encoded protein is MESRGLKKPLRYKRHKIKTHEKLIKKFPYRLSWLTEPSRDSPQSWKAKSKGLLKDQLPLQKKLVPTRSIPLPGVGAPDFTSPPFSCCSQPPPHPPLCNLWELKLLHVRFPRQDLSKLPPLKTSADQPYTSGASGPSESFY